One part of the Cyanobacterium stanieri LEGE 03274 genome encodes these proteins:
- a CDS encoding DUF3172 domain-containing protein — protein sequence MPRRSKPPYSYSEPPSRQSRYGNTPPKKSSFIEGLNYTIVAICAGIFMLGIGLGIALSSGQTTNSPNIASREVIDRAAPNPEVCIQFGASAIVSDMRVFITLNPFNVYVTQPTMQPGCVLRRNNWSILEKQNLVSNEQVRQCKNRMNTFGFTGPLEASPKIECIYQNDSAGNLFLNRPGAVNPTETDNF from the coding sequence ATGCCACGTAGATCAAAGCCTCCTTATTCCTATTCCGAGCCTCCTTCGCGCCAAAGTCGATATGGTAATACTCCTCCGAAAAAATCTTCGTTCATCGAAGGTTTGAATTATACTATCGTGGCTATTTGTGCGGGGATATTTATGTTAGGTATTGGTTTAGGTATTGCGTTAAGTTCAGGACAAACCACCAATAGTCCAAATATTGCTTCTCGGGAAGTCATTGACAGGGCAGCGCCTAATCCTGAAGTATGTATTCAATTTGGGGCAAGTGCGATCGTTTCTGATATGCGTGTATTTATTACCCTCAACCCTTTTAATGTTTATGTTACTCAACCAACTATGCAACCTGGTTGCGTTTTGAGACGTAATAATTGGTCAATTTTAGAAAAACAAAACCTCGTTAGTAATGAACAAGTTAGACAATGTAAAAATAGAATGAATACCTTTGGTTTTACAGGGCCTTTGGAGGCTTCTCCCAAAATTGAATGTATTTATCAAAATGACTCGGCAGGAAATTTATTTTTAAATCGCCCAGGGGCTGTTAATCCTACGGAAACTGATAATTTTTAA